The sequence GGTTAAAACCTTTGAAAGCACCCCTTTTATCCGGAATCCCGTATGGTCACTTCCAATTGCCGCTTTGTTAAGCTTTACCTTTGGAGCGCCTGACGTTGAATCGGCTTCAATTGCCTCAGACTCCTCACGGCGCACAATTGTAATACCAAGGGACTTTATTTTATCTAAAGCCAGAGGGGTAACAATGTCATTTGGAGCAACAGGCAGAACTTTAATGCCCTGCCTGAATAGCTTTATAATGTCACTTTCCAGGATGAGTTTTTTCATACTTTTAGGATTTTGCTAAAGATTTTTACTTAGAGGTCAATTATAAGTGCTCTGTCAGCTTCTTCATCTTCAGATAATCAACTACGTTCTTTACTTCCTGTGCCTTGTCACGCCTGCAGATCAGGAGTGCGTCGTCTGTATTTATGACAATAAGGTTCTCTACGCCTACTACAGCAGTAAACTTCTTGGGCGAATATACATAGGAGTCACTAGTATTCTGGCAGTAGGTTTTTCCAACCAGTGCGTTTCCGTCCTCGTCTTTTTCAGTCAGCTGGTAAACCTCTTCCCAGCTTCCAACGTCGCTCCAGATGAACATGCCGCGCGTAAGATAAACGTTTGAAGACTTTTCCATCACGCCGTAATCGATTGAGATGCTCTTTAGCTGTCCGTAGACGTGGCCTAAAGTCTTCTCAAAGGCAGGAGTATCCAGGCTTCCTTCAATTTCCTTCAGGCCATCAAAGAGCTCGGGCATATAGGTTTCAATTTCGCTTAAAATGGTATCAATTCTCCAGATGAACATGCCGCTGTTCCAAAGGAAATCGCCGCTTTCAATAAACCTAACCGCGGTTGCATAATTGGGCTTTTCAGCAAATGTAAGCACCTTGAATATGTTGTCCTCAACCGGCTTTTCCTCAATCTGAATGTAACCGTATCCTGTTTCGGGCCTTGTAGGATTAATGCCTATTGTAACCAGCCCCTTCTTTTCATATGCGAACTTTGCAGCAGAGCTTAAAGTCCTCTGGAATTCATCTTTATCTCTTATAATATGGTCGGCCGGGAGTGTCAGTATTACAGCTTCCTTATTTTTCTTTCCGACTATGATTGAAGCCAGGCCGATAGCAGCTGCTGTATTCTTACCGAAAGGTTCATCAATAATGTTTTCTGCGGGTAAATCTGAGAGCTGACTTTTAATTTCTGCTTTCTGGACTTTATTTGTAATGACAAATATATTCTTCTTATCAACCAATCCTTCCAGGCGTTTTACAGTATCCTGGATCATTGAATTCTGACCAAAGATCTTCAGAAGCTGCTTAGGTTTCTTTTCCTTGCTTCTGGGCCAGAACCGGGCACCAACCCCGCCAGCCATGATCACTGCATATAGTTCCATTCGATTTCCTTTAGTTTATATTCTGAATTTTTCTTCCAAAATCTTCAGCTTTATTTAAGAATTTTTTTATATCCACGTCCTTACCCCTTATGACTGCCACAATAACAATAAGAGCGGCCCTCATCCCCTCGGCTACCTCCCTTACAGGCGGTATTGCATCTGACTTTAGGAGCTCAAGTGCCCTGACAAAAACATGATGCATATTGGCTATAATTTCAAAACCTATTTTATCAGATAGATCCGCATTTTTCTGCATGATTTCACGGTATTTTTCTATCTCTTCTTTGCCAGGAGGCTCATCGGACATTTTCTTTAAGAACGTATCAAGCTCCTTTATAGGGCTTAAAATGCAGGCTTCATAATCTTCAAAGAGTATGTTTTCTTCAGCCTCAGTCTTCCTGACTGTCTGGGCAGCGCTGTCAGCAGACAGCTTTCTCGCCTCAGAGGGCTTTTCAGGAGACTTATCCGCTATGGCCGGGGTTACTGCTACCCCCTCTTCTACAGTTACTTCGTCATCAAAAGCCGCATCTGAACTTCTTTTTGAGAGGTCGACGCTGATAGCCTCATCCTCCATTTTCATATCATAGAGGATCTGCCTGAATGCCTGGGGCGTAACCCTGTCAAGCAGGTTGTTCAGGTCCTTAACTATGTAGTAGCTGTGCTCTTTAAACTTATCGGTAATTTTAAGAAAATCAACTTTGCTTTTGGCTATAAAGTTATGTATTTCCCCTAGTCTTATGGCAAAGGTTGATAGCTCTGTAACTTTCTTCATTTTCTGAATTTCTTTTTCAAGGTCCTTTGACTGGCAGATATTCTCCCTTATAAGAGCAACGACCTCAATTTTTTCCGTATTTAATCTTAAATTATTGGCTGCACAAATAATACACTGGACAATATATTGCTGTATTAAGTCCATATTTAGTCAGTGTATACTCTGGGAACCCTTTTACTGATATTACAGGTAATTTCATAAGGAATTGTGTTCAGCATCTTTGCCCAGTCTGAAGCGGTAATTTCAAGTCCTTTTGATTTTCCGAGCAAAATGACCTCATCGTTTTCCTTAATGCTGCCGTTAGTCCCGATGTCGAACATTATGCGGTCCATACAAACCTGCCCTACCTGCGGGTACTTTTTCCCCTTAATTATTACTTCAGCCCTGTTTGAAAGCCCGCGCACGTAGCCGTCGGCATATCCAACTGAAGCCGTGGCAATTCTGGTTTTTGCTTTGGCTATAAATTTCCTTCCGTAGCTGATCGACTGCCCTGGCTCTACTTCCTTAATGTTTGTAACGCTTGTAACAAGCGACATTACAGGCTTAAGCTTAATAGATTCAGAAGTCTCATCCGAAGGATAATATCCGTAAAGGGCAATGCCCGGTCTTACCATGTCGAAATATGCATCAGGCATATCCAGTATAGCCCCGCTGTTGGCGCAATGGGCCAGCCCGTAGTTAACGTTACTTTTCTTTAATTCATCAACAATGGCTTTGAATCTTTCCAGCTGCAGGAGCGCATAGGATTTGTCGTATTCGTCTGAGGTGGCAAAGTGTGTGTAGATGCCGTCAATGATGAACTGCTTATCCAGGCTTACCTTTTTAATGAATGCAGCCGCCTCACTATAGCTTACCCCGAGGCGCCCCATACCGGTATCTATTTTGATGTGGATCCTGATATTCTTCTTACCGGTTTCTCTTAAATAGCTTAAGTGTTCTTCTGTAAATACAGTGAAAAGTACTTTGTACTTGAGGTAATCATTAACCTCGGATTTCAGAACCGGGGCAAAGACCAGCACAGGCTCCTTAAAGCCCGCTTTTCTGAATTCAATTGCTTCCTCAAGCAAGGCTACGGCAAAGTAGTCAGGTTTTTTGCTTTCTAAGGAAAGCAGTGTTTTTACACATTCCGTCATTCCATGGCCATATGCATCGGCTTTAACCACGGCACAAATTTTCGTTTTTTTTACTTTCTTTTTAATGTTAAGAAAATTGAATTTAAGGTTTGAACGGTTTATTTTGGCAATAGTAGGTCGCATTTTTCCGAATATTTTTATTAAAAATAACCGTAAAATATACTTTTTATTAAAGTGATAATCAATCAAATCATCTTTTTATTTTGTTATTGTGAAGCCCTAAAATAACCTTCCTTTTGCCCTGTTTTCCGGCAATTCCGCCCTTAATGTAAAGAGAGGATTTAAAATCCCCTTTTTCAAATCAGAACTTTTGTCTTTTTTATCAGGTTAATACTATATAGGCAATTTATTTATAAAATAAAATAAAGTGGCGAAATGATAGGATACAGATTCACAGATTTCACTCCCGATGATAATCAGGGGAGCTCTTTTGAATCACTGCTTAACGTATTCCTGCAGCTTCTGACGCTGACCTCGGGAAACGTTTCTGAAGCCCTTAACCTCTTAAGCCAGCTAGATTCAAAGTATAACCTGACTTCAGATGAATACGGAATTGGTGATTTTATACAGGATCTGAAGGACAAGGATTATCTTTCTGAAGACGAATCAAATCCGGGAGTATATAACATAACGGCCAAAAGTGAACAGTCGATACGCCGCCGGTCGCTCGAGGAGGTGTTCGGCAAACTCAAGCGTTCTGTAGCCGGAAACCACCGCACCCCTTTGTCAGGCCGCGGGGATGAGAAAACTTCAGACAGGCGCGACTATGAGTTTGGTGATGCCCTGGACCAGATAGATATGACCGATTCAATTAAAAATGCACAGATCAACCATGGAATTAAGGATTTTACGCTCACAGAAGACGACCTGGAAGTTGAGGAAAGAGAATATAAGACAATTACTTCTACTGTTCTTATGATAGATATTTCCCATTCAATGATCCTCTACGGGGAAGACAGAATAACACCGGCTAAGAAAGTTGCAATGGCCTTTGCTGAACTGATAACAACAAAATTCCCGAAGGATACGCTTGACGTTATTGTTTTCGGCAACGACGCCTGGCCGATTGAAATTAAGGACCTCCCCTACCTTCAGGTTGGGCCTTATCACACCAACACCTATGCCGGGCTTGAACTTGCAATGGATATTTTAAGGCGCCGCAGAACGGGAAACAAGCAGATATTTATGGTTACAGACGGAAAGCCTACCTGTCTTAAGGAAGGCCTCAAGTATTACAAGAACAGCTTCGGAATGGACAGGAAAATCCTCAACAAGACTCTGGACCAGGCGGCCAAGTGCCGGAGGATGGGAATAACAATTACAACTTTTATGATAGCAAAAGACCCTTATCTGCAGAATTTTGTCAGGGAATTTACTAAAATTAATAATGGGAAGGCTTTCTACAGCAGCCCGACCGGACTAGGTGAATACATATTTGAAGATTATATCCGAAACCGCCGCAAAACTCTTAAGTAATGCGGCCTGAGAGTAAACTAATGGAGGGCCCGAAAACTATGTTGATTAAAAATCATTCCGAAATCAGAACTTTAGGACAATTAAAAAACACCGGTTATAAACCGCGCTCCATCAAGGATGAAATGCGCGAAAACCTGATTAAACAGCTGCAGAACAACGAGAACAGTTTCCACGGGATTGTCGGCTATGAACAAAGCGTTATTCCGGACATCGATACCTCTATTCTTTCCAGGCACAATATTCTTCTATTGGGACTTCGCGGACAGGCAAAAACACGCCTTGCCCGCCTCATGATTAACCTGCTTGATGAATATATCCCTGTTGTGGAGGGATCTGAACTTAACGACGACCCCTTTGACCCGATTTCAAGGTATTCTCTGGACCTGATCAAGGAGCACGGCGACGATACACCGATCTCCTGGATGCACCGCTCTGAAAGATATACGGAAAAGCTGGCTACACCGGACGTTTCAATTGCTGACTTAATTGGCGACGTGGACCCGATTAAGGCCGCCAACATGAAACTCCCCTATTCCGACGAAAGGGTAATTCACTTTGGACTTATACCGCGCTCGCACAGGGGAATTTTCGTCATAAATGAGCTC is a genomic window of Ignavibacteria bacterium containing:
- the alr gene encoding alanine racemase, whose protein sequence is MRPTIAKINRSNLKFNFLNIKKKVKKTKICAVVKADAYGHGMTECVKTLLSLESKKPDYFAVALLEEAIEFRKAGFKEPVLVFAPVLKSEVNDYLKYKVLFTVFTEEHLSYLRETGKKNIRIHIKIDTGMGRLGVSYSEAAAFIKKVSLDKQFIIDGIYTHFATSDEYDKSYALLQLERFKAIVDELKKSNVNYGLAHCANSGAILDMPDAYFDMVRPGIALYGYYPSDETSESIKLKPVMSLVTSVTNIKEVEPGQSISYGRKFIAKAKTRIATASVGYADGYVRGLSNRAEVIIKGKKYPQVGQVCMDRIMFDIGTNGSIKENDEVILLGKSKGLEITASDWAKMLNTIPYEITCNISKRVPRVYTD
- a CDS encoding NTP transferase domain-containing protein; the encoded protein is MELYAVIMAGGVGARFWPRSKEKKPKQLLKIFGQNSMIQDTVKRLEGLVDKKNIFVITNKVQKAEIKSQLSDLPAENIIDEPFGKNTAAAIGLASIIVGKKNKEAVILTLPADHIIRDKDEFQRTLSSAAKFAYEKKGLVTIGINPTRPETGYGYIQIEEKPVEDNIFKVLTFAEKPNYATAVRFIESGDFLWNSGMFIWRIDTILSEIETYMPELFDGLKEIEGSLDTPAFEKTLGHVYGQLKSISIDYGVMEKSSNVYLTRGMFIWSDVGSWEEVYQLTEKDEDGNALVGKTYCQNTSDSYVYSPKKFTAVVGVENLIVINTDDALLICRRDKAQEVKNVVDYLKMKKLTEHL